The sequence TTATGCCGTTTTTAAGGTGTTGCTTTTCATATCTTTTTACTTTTTATTGTCCTTTATTACAGATTTAAAGGACAAATAAAGGACAAATAAAGGACAGAATTAATGCTCATTTTGATAACGTTTTTGAGGGTGTAACATATCTTGTAATAAGTTTGCCGCCGCTGCGTCTGCCGACTTTATAGCGTGCGTATATATGTTAAGTGTAGTGCTTTTATTTGCGTGTCCTAAACGGCTTGAAACTGTTGCAACGTCTACACCACCGGCAATAAGTAAAGTTGCCGAAACGTGTCGGAGTGTGTGTAAATGTGCGTTTGGTAGGTTATTACGTTTTATAAATCTTTGAAACCAAGATGTAAGACTATCGGGACGCATTACATCACCGTTACTTGAAGTAAATACTTTATCGGCGTTTTTCCATTGGTCACCAAGTAAAAGCTTTTGCTTGCATTGCTCTATTTTCCATTGCTTTAAAAGTGTTATCATCTCTTGCGGTATATTTATCGCTCTGCTTGATTGCCTTGATTTTGGTGTATCTTCAAAAATTCCCTGTTCGGGTGTGTATAGAATGGCTTTAGTTATGTGTACAAGATTTCTTTCAAAGTCAATATCTGACCAATTCAAGCCGCATAATTCCCCCCTCCGCATACCTGTATATATTACAAGCATTATTGCGGTTTTATATTCAAAAGGCTCATTATCTAAACAATTAATAAGATTGTCAAGTTGTAATTCATCAAGTACGGGAGCCTCTTTATATTCAACGTGAGGCGGTTTAACACGATTACAAGGGTTTGACGGTATTACTTGCCATTGTACCGCCGTTGTAAGTATAGATGATAAAATACGATGATACTTTACGATTGTAGTATCTGCAAGTGTATTATTACTATTGACGGGCTGAAATATATCTTTTCTGTTAAGTGCGGCGGAGAGTTTATTTACTGTATCTTTTGAAACATTCCGCCCCTCATAACAAGCCCTTACAGTAGATACTCCAACATTTGCCGCCGCTGATAAAGATTTTTGAGTATATCCGGCGTCGGTTACTATTTCTTTTAGGTTTGGTATTGCTTTGTACTTTGTATCAAGTCTTATACCGCTTTCCGTAAGATTATTATAAAACTCCATTAAGTGATGAGGTTGTAATTTACATAGCTTTATATGTCCTAATGCTTGCGTAATGCGTGGTACTAAATCTTTATAGCTTTGCAGAGTACGGACTTTTAATTGACTTTCAGCATATTCTTTAAACCAACGCTCTATAAATTCAGATACTGTTATATTACCGTCTAAAAATTGACCGTTTTGTACTTGTTGTTCAAATAATACTGTTTGTGTTTCAAGTTCCTTTTTTATTTGTCTTTCTGTCATTGTGGGCGAGGGTTTCCACGTTTTAGATTTTATAATCTGATTACCTTTAGAGTCATATCCGGCAGATACTCTTATTTGATATGTGTTACCCCTTTTTCGTACTGTTGCCATTTATAACACCCCCGTTTAATCTTCGTTATAGCCTTTTTCAGAGTCTTTTTTTAACTCTATCATTTTGTTATATTCACTTAAATTTCTTATTATATCAAAAAATATATATTTAATCTCAAATAATAATAGCTTTGAATATTCATCTTTAAATATAAATTTGCCATTAAGTTCATCAGCATTATCTATTGTATTGTATGTAAGTTCTTCATCTTCAACTAATTTATTATATATACTATCAGTTTGATAAAGATTTATTAATTTTATATTATTTTCTTTTAATTCTTCAAATTTTTCTAATAAGTCACTTTTTAAAAGTTCATTTATAATTTTATCAAGTATTATTTTATGTTCGGCAGACAAATTAAGAATGTTTTCAACTGTTAAAGTTGAAAAGCCCGTTTTATTTGATATGCCTATTTCACTTATATTTGTTGATGTATTTTCTGTTAAACCGAGTAAATAATCAGTTGAAACATTAAAATATTTTGCTAATGAAATAATAGAATCTGCTTTCAATGCTCTGCTACCGTTTTCCCATTGTGCAACCGTTTGTTGTTTTATAAATAAATCATTTGCAAGTTTGTTTTGTGTAATATTATTTTGTTCACGCAGTTCCTTTATTTTTTTTGAAATGTTGTTAGACATAATAAAAATACTCCTTTTATCACTTTTTGTTGTTTTCAAAATGAAATTACAACAAAATATTGACTTTTATGAAATGTTGTTATAATATATATATAACAACAAAAACAATATAACATATAATAATATAAAAGTCAAGAAAGGGGTAAAAAAATGACTAATGCAGAATTAAAACAAAAGATTAAAGAAAGTAGGATTAAAATGTGGGAAGTGGCTGAACGTGTAGGGGTTTCAGATATAACACTTGCAAGGTGGCTACGTTCGGAAAAAAATATTCAAAAACAACCGCTCGTATTAAAAGCATTTAATGAACTTCAAGTTGAAAAGGAGGTTTAATTTTATGAATGGTAAAATTACTTTAACGGCTACAAAGCCGCCGCATATGCGAGGAATAAAGCAAGCAATAGAAGAAATAAAGCAAGCTGACCCGTACACCGCATTAACGGAGCCGGCACTCCGCCGCCTTATAATTTCAAAAGAGGTACCCTCTGTAAGAGTAGGTACAAAATATTTAATAAATATGGATATACTTAATAATTATCTATGTGGTGGAACGACTGAAAGCGAACCGATAACCGCCGCCGGAATAAAAAAAGTGTCCGAGTAAATTAATATGATAGAATATACAGAGTATATAAAAGAAAATGTAAGTATAATTGATATTGTAGAACGTGCCGGAATAAATTTAAAGCACAATAAGGCTTGTTGTCCGTTTCATCACGAAAAGACTCCATCTTTTTCAGTACACCCAAAGAAAAATATATTCAAGTGTTTTGGTTGTGGTATAGGTGGAGATGTTATTGAATTTACAAGAATGTTTTATAATACTGATTTTATCGGGGCGGTTAAAATTTTAAATACTGAGTTTAACTTAGGTATAGAATTTAATAAAAAAGTTAGTATTAAACCGGCGGAAAAAGAAAAGTACATAGAAAAAGGACTGAACAGAGTAATAAATAAAATATATGTGAGGCGGTTTAAATCTGTTGAAATGGCTTTAATTGCGTATTATAGAAGATTACATCAGATTATAATATATTATATTCCGCCGCATAATATGAGTTTATGCAAGTTTAAAAGTGAATATATACAAGCTTTAAAAGATATTGACCGAATAGAGTATTATTGTGATATTATGCTTTATGGGGACTTTGAGGAAAAGAAAAGACTTGTAGAAACGGAAGAGGTGAAAAAGATTGAGCGAAAGTATAGCACAAAACAGTGATGAACTTGAAAACATTTTTACAAGTGCTTTTTTACAGTATGAAGAACAAAATGTAATAGAATTATTAGATAGCATATTTGATAAAAACAGTGCAGAAATGATTGAAACCTGTTTAAATATTGTAAAATCGGCGGCGGAAAAGTGTAAAGTTAAAACAAAATTTAATAATACATTAAAGCATTATAAGAAAGATTTTGCAATTCAAAAAAGGTTAGAAATGTGTACGGGAAAAATATCAATAAAAAATATTCCGAAAGATTATACCGAACTATTTAATAATTATAAATGTGGTAACTATATCGTAGATGATACGGGAGTATATAAAGTAATTGAAACCAAAGAGGGTGATATAAATACGGTGTTAATATGCAGCCACCCAATTTTAATAACGGCAAGATATATAAATATAAACGAGAACACCGAAACAGTAGTAATTGCTTATACAATCGGTGAT is a genomic window of Hominilimicola fabiformis containing:
- a CDS encoding DNA-binding protein — encoded protein: MNGKITLTATKPPHMRGIKQAIEEIKQADPYTALTEPALRRLIISKEVPSVRVGTKYLINMDILNNYLCGGTTESEPITAAGIKKVSE
- a CDS encoding helix-turn-helix domain-containing protein; amino-acid sequence: MSNNISKKIKELREQNNITQNKLANDLFIKQQTVAQWENGSRALKADSIISLAKYFNVSTDYLLGLTENTSTNISEIGISNKTGFSTLTVENILNLSAEHKIILDKIINELLKSDLLEKFEELKENNIKLINLYQTDSIYNKLVEDEELTYNTIDNADELNGKFIFKDEYSKLLLFEIKYIFFDIIRNLSEYNKMIELKKDSEKGYNED
- a CDS encoding tyrosine-type recombinase/integrase, whose translation is MATVRKRGNTYQIRVSAGYDSKGNQIIKSKTWKPSPTMTERQIKKELETQTVLFEQQVQNGQFLDGNITVSEFIERWFKEYAESQLKVRTLQSYKDLVPRITQALGHIKLCKLQPHHLMEFYNNLTESGIRLDTKYKAIPNLKEIVTDAGYTQKSLSAAANVGVSTVRACYEGRNVSKDTVNKLSAALNRKDIFQPVNSNNTLADTTIVKYHRILSSILTTAVQWQVIPSNPCNRVKPPHVEYKEAPVLDELQLDNLINCLDNEPFEYKTAIMLVIYTGMRRGELCGLNWSDIDFERNLVHITKAILYTPEQGIFEDTPKSRQSSRAINIPQEMITLLKQWKIEQCKQKLLLGDQWKNADKVFTSSNGDVMRPDSLTSWFQRFIKRNNLPNAHLHTLRHVSATLLIAGGVDVATVSSRLGHANKSTTLNIYTHAIKSADAAAANLLQDMLHPQKRYQNEH
- a CDS encoding CHC2 zinc finger domain-containing protein, translating into MIEYTEYIKENVSIIDIVERAGINLKHNKACCPFHHEKTPSFSVHPKKNIFKCFGCGIGGDVIEFTRMFYNTDFIGAVKILNTEFNLGIEFNKKVSIKPAEKEKYIEKGLNRVINKIYVRRFKSVEMALIAYYRRLHQIIIYYIPPHNMSLCKFKSEYIQALKDIDRIEYYCDIMLYGDFEEKKRLVETEEVKKIERKYSTKQ